The following coding sequences lie in one Rutidosis leptorrhynchoides isolate AG116_Rl617_1_P2 chromosome 4, CSIRO_AGI_Rlap_v1, whole genome shotgun sequence genomic window:
- the LOC139839629 gene encoding ubiquitin-conjugating enzyme E2 28: MASKRILKELKDLQKDPPTSCSAGPVAEDMFHWQATIMGPPDSPYSGGVFLVTIHFPPDYPFKPPKVAFRTKVFHPNINSNGSICLDILKEQWSPALTISKVLLSICSLLTDPNPDDPLVPEIAHMYKTDRSKYETTARSWTQKYAMG; the protein is encoded by the exons ATGGCTTCGAAACGGATCTTGAAAGAGCTCAAGGATCTTCAGAAAGATCCTCCTACCTCTTGCAGtgctg GCCCAGTGGCGGAAGATATGTTTCACTGGCAAGCAACGATTATGGGTCCTCCGGATAGTCCTTACTCGGGTGGAGTGTTTCTAGTTACTATTCATTTTCCTCCGGACTATCCATTTAAACCACCAAAG GTGGCTTTCAGGACGAAGGTTTTCCATCCGAACATAAATAGCAATGGCAGCATTTGTCTTGATATTTTGAAGGAGCAATGGAGCCCAGCTCTTACTATTTCCAAG GTTTTGTTGTCAATATGTTCCCTGTTAACGGACCCGAATCCAGATGACCCTCTTGTACCTGAGATTGCTCACATGTACAAGACAGACAGGAGCAAGTACGAAACCACGGCAAGGAGCTGGACCCAAAAGTATGCCATGGGGTAG